In a genomic window of Methylovirgula sp. 4M-Z18:
- a CDS encoding alpha/beta hydrolase encodes MSNATLEPQMVEFIRETESFYPADSAGRPIAEQRRLYDAYAAHMTPPRPPGVTSQDRHLALPGRSIDVRLTRDAASGAKGVIVYLHGGGFVLGGLDSHEIVTAHLAARTGATVVTVDYRLAPEHTFPAAFEDARDAVQWVRAEWPQRKIVAIGDSAGGNLCTAVATHLRDTGAKQLDGMVLFYPTLAPDPMPPACDDHAQAPMLTLADVLWYKEAYLSGAAPTPYSSPLLATRYDGLPPTLLLPVEIDPLRDDATTLHARIKAAGGTSELVVGKGLLHGALRALGRSPGIDALMQRAVDFALAHLI; translated from the coding sequence ATGAGCAACGCGACGCTCGAACCGCAGATGGTTGAGTTCATCCGCGAGACCGAGAGCTTTTATCCGGCCGACAGTGCCGGCCGGCCGATCGCCGAGCAGCGCCGCCTCTACGATGCCTATGCGGCGCATATGACGCCGCCGCGCCCGCCTGGGGTAACGTCGCAGGATCGACATCTCGCCCTGCCGGGCCGCTCGATCGACGTGCGCCTAACGCGCGATGCGGCCAGTGGTGCAAAAGGTGTGATCGTCTATCTGCACGGCGGCGGCTTTGTCCTTGGCGGCCTCGACAGCCATGAGATCGTGACCGCGCATTTGGCCGCGCGCACCGGCGCGACCGTCGTCACCGTCGATTATCGTCTGGCGCCCGAGCATACTTTCCCCGCGGCCTTCGAAGATGCGCGCGATGCGGTGCAATGGGTGCGGGCCGAATGGCCGCAGCGCAAGATCGTCGCAATCGGCGACAGCGCGGGCGGCAATCTTTGCACTGCCGTGGCGACCCATTTGCGCGACACGGGCGCAAAGCAGCTTGACGGCATGGTCTTGTTTTATCCAACCCTTGCCCCCGACCCGATGCCGCCCGCGTGCGACGACCATGCCCAGGCGCCGATGCTCACGCTGGCCGATGTGCTGTGGTACAAGGAAGCGTATCTCTCAGGCGCGGCGCCAACGCCTTATTCCTCGCCTTTGCTCGCCACGCGCTACGACGGCTTGCCGCCGACGCTCCTGCTCCCGGTCGAAATCGACCCTCTGCGCGATGACGCGACGACGTTGCACGCGCGCATAAAGGCCGCGGGGGGAACGTCCGAATTGGTCGTCGGCAAGGGCTTGCTGCACGGCGCGCTGCGCGCTTTGGGGCGTAGCCCCGGAATAGATGCGCTGATGCAGCGGGCGGTCGATTTTGCGCTGGCGCATTTGATTTAA
- a CDS encoding ABC transporter substrate-binding protein, producing MSEMEYWKLQHMAGKISRREFVGRSAALGASTAAIAAMVASVEAHADETPKKGGTLKAGIGGGSTTDSLNPASYTDSVALFAGFALYNGLVENGPDNKLIPELAETFEAKPGATDWVFNLRKGVTFTNGKTFDADDAIYSLNLHRGDTKSGAAGPMKAVSDVKKLGPNQIQVSLSSPDADFAYVLSDYHMLMVPNGFTDWANPVGTGAFKLNKYDPGVRVSLLKNPNFWKKDRGYLDGLEATVINDSSARINALVSGQVDVINRVDPKAIALLKKSPNLQIVQAAGGYHSIITMMIDRPPFDNADIRQALKHAIDREQILKAMFSGYGSVGNDHPIPKSDPYFNTELPQTKYDPEKAKFYFKKAGLTDPSIVLQASDAAFSGAVDMATLFQASASKADIKIDVKKESADGFWENVWLKGAFVTSYWGGRPAATQMFGVAYKSDAPWNETHWNRPAFDKLLADARSELDEAKRKKYIWAMQEMVHNEGGSLIPAFRDWLDAHNNKVGGHTPHFGFDLDNGRLAEKAWLKS from the coding sequence ATGTCAGAAATGGAATATTGGAAGCTGCAACATATGGCCGGCAAGATTTCGCGGCGCGAATTCGTCGGCCGCTCCGCAGCTCTGGGCGCCAGCACGGCGGCGATTGCCGCGATGGTCGCCAGCGTCGAAGCCCATGCCGACGAGACGCCCAAGAAGGGCGGCACGCTGAAGGCCGGTATCGGCGGCGGCAGCACGACCGACAGTTTGAACCCAGCTTCGTACACGGACTCGGTCGCGCTTTTTGCGGGCTTCGCGCTCTACAACGGCTTGGTCGAAAACGGCCCCGACAACAAATTGATTCCGGAACTCGCCGAAACTTTCGAAGCCAAGCCCGGCGCGACCGACTGGGTTTTCAACCTGCGCAAAGGTGTCACCTTCACCAACGGCAAGACCTTCGACGCGGACGACGCGATCTATTCTCTGAACCTGCATCGCGGCGACACCAAATCCGGCGCGGCCGGACCGATGAAGGCCGTCTCCGACGTCAAAAAGCTCGGCCCCAATCAGATCCAGGTTTCGCTTTCTTCGCCGGACGCGGACTTTGCATACGTCCTGAGCGACTATCATATGCTCATGGTGCCGAACGGCTTCACCGATTGGGCCAATCCCGTGGGCACGGGCGCGTTCAAGCTCAACAAATACGATCCCGGCGTGCGCGTTTCGCTGCTCAAAAATCCGAACTTCTGGAAGAAGGACCGCGGCTATCTCGACGGGCTCGAGGCAACGGTTATCAACGACTCGAGTGCCCGCATCAACGCGCTCGTTTCCGGCCAGGTCGATGTGATCAACCGCGTCGATCCGAAAGCCATCGCCCTGCTCAAGAAATCGCCCAACCTGCAGATCGTCCAGGCCGCCGGCGGGTATCACAGCATCATCACGATGATGATCGACCGGCCGCCGTTCGACAATGCCGACATTCGGCAGGCGTTGAAACACGCGATCGACCGCGAGCAGATTCTCAAGGCCATGTTCAGCGGCTACGGTTCGGTCGGCAACGATCATCCGATTCCGAAGAGCGATCCCTATTTCAACACCGAATTGCCGCAGACCAAATACGATCCGGAAAAAGCGAAGTTCTACTTCAAGAAGGCAGGCCTCACCGATCCGAGCATTGTGCTGCAAGCGTCCGATGCCGCGTTCAGCGGCGCGGTCGATATGGCGACTTTGTTCCAGGCATCGGCGTCCAAGGCCGACATCAAGATCGATGTGAAGAAAGAATCCGCCGACGGCTTCTGGGAAAATGTCTGGCTCAAGGGCGCGTTCGTGACGAGCTACTGGGGTGGGCGGCCCGCCGCCACGCAGATGTTCGGCGTCGCGTACAAGTCCGATGCGCCCTGGAACGAGACCCACTGGAACCGGCCGGCCTTCGACAAATTGCTCGCAGACGCGCGCAGCGAACTCGACGAGGCCAAGCGCAAAAAGTACATCTGGGCGATGCAGGAAATGGTGCACAACGAAGGCGGCTCACTGATCCCGGCTTTCCGCGATTGGCTCGACGCGCACAACAACAAGGTCGGCGGACACACACCGCACTTCGGCTTCGACCTCGACAACGGCCGCCTCGCCGAAAAGGCCTGGCTCAAGAGCTAA
- a CDS encoding CocE/NonD family hydrolase: protein MSGRPFKVLENEWIVLRDGTRLAARMWMPDGADADPVPAVLEFLPYRKRDGTSVRDESTYPSFAAAGIAGVRVDIRGSGESDGVIDGEYTPLELANACEVIAWIAAQSWSNGAVGMMGISWGGFNCLQVAALRPPALKAVISIASTVDRYNDDIHYKNGCHLSAQLSWAATMLAYQSRAPDPVLVGDRWRDMWMERLANEPFFMEEWLAHQRRDDFWRHGSICDDFSAVEVPALVIAGWADGYRNTPLRAVEGLGEKAKAIIGPWIHKYPHFAWPKPRADFLNEAIRWWNRWLRGEENGADELPQVRAYVLDAVKPAAWRDFDPGFWVAKQHWQKPQFQAFHADESGGLRAGARAGNTAARDVYLKSPLDTGTASGEYFTLKPDAEMAGDQRIDDAGSLVFQSPRLDEALDCLGQAVLEITVSCDAPWANLAARLVDIHQDGTATRVAFGVLNLAHRNGNAAPERLDGKAKVTLVLDACGYRFAKGHRIRLALSTAYWPMILPPPFDPGLTLDQASLELRLPLLGAFEALDMPQPANPNPLPIYKNLKQSETRRKVIRDLNAHRTDYCIYEDTGLNEHPETGLAARQVRDEVWSISPDDPLSMTGRSSWICEMQRPGWSVRSESTASISCTETHWRISATVRAYEGEAEVFCKDFSSEVPRDFM from the coding sequence ATGAGCGGACGGCCTTTCAAGGTCCTTGAGAACGAGTGGATCGTCTTGCGCGACGGCACAAGGCTGGCGGCGCGGATGTGGATGCCCGACGGCGCGGATGCCGATCCGGTGCCGGCGGTTCTCGAATTCTTGCCCTACCGCAAGCGCGATGGGACATCGGTGCGCGACGAATCGACCTATCCGTCTTTTGCGGCGGCGGGCATCGCCGGCGTGCGCGTGGACATCCGCGGCTCGGGTGAATCGGATGGTGTCATCGATGGCGAATATACCCCGCTCGAACTTGCCAACGCCTGCGAAGTGATTGCGTGGATTGCCGCGCAGAGCTGGTCGAATGGCGCGGTCGGGATGATGGGCATCTCCTGGGGCGGGTTCAATTGCCTGCAAGTCGCGGCGTTGCGGCCGCCGGCGCTCAAGGCGGTGATTTCGATCGCTTCGACGGTCGACCGCTACAACGACGACATTCATTACAAGAACGGCTGCCACCTGTCGGCGCAATTGTCCTGGGCCGCGACCATGCTGGCGTATCAGTCGCGCGCGCCCGATCCGGTGCTGGTCGGCGATCGTTGGCGCGACATGTGGATGGAGCGACTCGCCAACGAGCCGTTCTTCATGGAGGAATGGCTTGCCCATCAGCGGCGCGACGATTTCTGGCGGCATGGCTCGATCTGCGACGATTTTTCCGCCGTCGAAGTTCCGGCGCTCGTCATCGCCGGTTGGGCGGACGGCTATCGCAACACGCCGCTGCGCGCGGTCGAAGGGCTGGGCGAGAAGGCGAAAGCGATCATCGGGCCCTGGATTCACAAGTACCCGCATTTTGCTTGGCCGAAGCCGCGCGCCGACTTCTTGAACGAAGCGATCCGGTGGTGGAACCGCTGGCTGCGTGGCGAGGAGAACGGCGCGGACGAGCTGCCGCAAGTTCGTGCCTACGTGCTTGACGCGGTGAAGCCCGCGGCCTGGCGCGATTTCGATCCTGGATTTTGGGTGGCCAAGCAACATTGGCAAAAGCCGCAGTTTCAGGCGTTTCATGCGGACGAATCTGGGGGACTGCGTGCAGGCGCGCGCGCCGGGAACACCGCCGCGCGCGACGTCTATCTCAAATCGCCGCTCGATACCGGCACCGCGTCGGGCGAGTATTTCACGTTGAAGCCGGATGCGGAAATGGCGGGCGATCAGCGCATCGACGATGCGGGGTCGCTGGTCTTCCAGTCGCCGCGGCTCGACGAGGCGCTCGATTGCCTCGGCCAGGCGGTGTTGGAGATCACCGTTTCCTGCGACGCGCCATGGGCGAATTTGGCGGCCCGTCTCGTCGACATTCACCAAGACGGGACCGCGACACGGGTTGCCTTCGGCGTCCTTAACCTCGCACATCGCAACGGCAATGCCGCGCCGGAGCGCCTGGACGGCAAGGCCAAGGTGACCCTGGTGCTCGATGCATGCGGCTACCGCTTCGCCAAGGGACATCGGATTCGCCTGGCTCTTTCCACCGCCTATTGGCCGATGATCCTGCCGCCGCCATTCGATCCAGGCCTCACGCTCGACCAGGCGAGCCTGGAGCTTCGGCTGCCATTACTTGGGGCGTTTGAGGCGCTCGACATGCCGCAGCCGGCCAATCCCAATCCGCTGCCGATCTACAAGAACCTCAAGCAGAGCGAGACGCGGCGCAAGGTCATCCGTGATCTGAACGCGCACCGGACGGATTATTGTATCTACGAAGATACCGGGCTCAATGAACATCCCGAGACGGGCCTCGCGGCGCGGCAGGTTCGTGACGAAGTTTGGTCGATTTCGCCGGACGACCCGTTGTCCATGACGGGGCGGTCGAGCTGGATCTGCGAGATGCAAAGACCGGGTTGGTCGGTGCGGAGCGAGAGTACGGCGAGCATCTCCTGTACCGAGACCCATTGGCGCATCAGCGCCACGGTCCGCGCCTATGAGGGCGAGGCGGAAGTCTTCTGCAAGGACTTCAGCAGCGAAGTGCCGCGCGACTTCATGTGA
- a CDS encoding DNA polymerase III subunit chi, translating to MEIWFYHLQRHPLERVLPNLLEKSLERGWRAVVQATSEERLNALDHLLWTYADESFLAHGLARDGDATMQPVYLTLGAENPNGAKIRIFVEAANVQDVVAADASAYERAILMFDGNDPDQLGNARAQWKALKDAGFAVAYWQQGENGRWEKKA from the coding sequence ATGGAGATTTGGTTCTATCACCTCCAGCGGCATCCGCTGGAGCGCGTGTTACCGAATCTTCTCGAAAAATCTCTTGAGCGCGGCTGGCGCGCCGTCGTGCAGGCGACGAGCGAGGAGCGCCTGAACGCGCTCGACCATCTGTTGTGGACCTATGCGGACGAGAGCTTTCTCGCCCACGGGCTTGCGCGCGACGGCGATGCCACGATGCAGCCGGTCTATCTGACCCTCGGTGCCGAAAATCCTAATGGGGCGAAGATCCGCATTTTCGTCGAGGCAGCCAATGTGCAGGATGTCGTTGCAGCGGATGCCTCGGCCTACGAACGTGCGATTCTGATGTTCGATGGCAACGATCCCGATCAGCTCGGCAATGCCCGGGCACAATGGAAGGCGCTCAAAGACGCCGGATTCGCTGTCGCCTATTGGCAGCAAGGCGAAAACGGCCGCTGGGAGAAAAAGGCATGA
- the lptG gene encoding LPS export ABC transporter permease LptG, with the protein MIGRRLGVYIGDRFLRTILSVFGGIFSLIYLLDFVELLRRAGDTPQATAPFMAFLSLLRVPSVAEQILPFAFLFGAIWAFIALTRKLELIVARASGVSVWQFLMPPLLIALILGIVSVTLYNPLAATLKQRADRIETRIFGNTGLADHDTALWVRQKSVDGQAIIRAERASDGGSVLAPVSVFVYDDHNSFQERVDADRATLQSGFWTLDKARILAPGEEPRAVDAYDLASDLTPEQVTQSFVAPDTVSFWDLPELARRMEIAGLDATGYLMRYQVLLATPLLFAAMVLIAASFSLRFFRMGGVARSVASGVGAGFVLYVATKLVGDLGTAGFMSPIAAAWSPAIVGVMLGSLYLLHLEDG; encoded by the coding sequence ATGATCGGACGGCGTCTCGGGGTCTATATCGGCGACCGTTTTCTGCGCACGATTCTGTCGGTTTTCGGCGGAATTTTCAGCCTCATCTATCTTTTGGACTTCGTCGAGCTGCTGCGTCGCGCCGGCGACACGCCGCAAGCCACCGCGCCGTTCATGGCGTTTCTCTCACTGCTGCGCGTCCCGTCGGTGGCCGAACAAATTTTGCCCTTCGCCTTTTTGTTCGGCGCGATTTGGGCCTTCATCGCGCTGACCCGCAAGTTGGAGCTGATCGTCGCGCGCGCGTCCGGCGTGTCGGTTTGGCAATTTCTGATGCCGCCGCTCTTGATCGCGCTGATTCTCGGGATCGTTTCGGTCACCCTCTACAATCCGTTGGCCGCGACGCTGAAGCAGCGCGCCGACCGAATCGAAACGCGGATTTTCGGCAACACCGGCCTCGCCGACCACGATACGGCGCTCTGGGTGCGCCAAAAAAGTGTGGACGGCCAGGCGATCATTCGTGCCGAGCGGGCGAGCGACGGCGGCTCTGTTCTCGCACCCGTCAGCGTCTTCGTCTACGACGACCACAACTCCTTTCAGGAACGCGTCGACGCCGACCGCGCGACCTTGCAGTCCGGCTTCTGGACCTTGGACAAGGCCCGGATCCTCGCGCCCGGCGAGGAACCGCGAGCCGTCGACGCCTACGATCTTGCGTCCGATCTGACCCCGGAACAGGTCACGCAATCCTTTGTCGCGCCCGACACTGTGTCATTTTGGGACTTGCCCGAGCTTGCCCGCCGAATGGAAATTGCAGGATTGGACGCGACAGGGTATCTTATGCGTTATCAAGTGCTTCTTGCGACGCCTTTACTTTTTGCTGCAATGGTTCTTATCGCTGCATCCTTTTCTTTAAGATTTTTTAGAATGGGTGGTGTAGCAAGAAGCGTGGCGAGTGGCGTTGGCGCTGGGTTTGTGCTTTATGTCGCTACGAAACTGGTAGGTGATCTCGGCACGGCGGGCTTCATGTCTCCCATCGCGGCGGCATGGTCGCCCGCAATTGTGGGCGTGATGCTGGGGTCTCTGTATTTGTTGCACCTGGAGGACGGGTGA
- a CDS encoding leucyl aminopeptidase translates to MTKFVKTTFAAVSSPGQERKERGTLVVFADPDLRLGGATAELMGPAAELIAKSAAVAKFKGKNGTAVTVLAPADLDFDRLIVIGTGPAKDFAGLDFVTLGGAVMGKLPQGATATVLFDFAETLENPAAAAADFALGLHLRGYRFDLYKTTKKDDGESKGPAHVTIGVADPAAARRAYKSRQAIAEGVDLARDLVNEPPNVLNPEEFARRAEKLQEIGVEVDILDEKAMRKLGMRALLGVGQGSHYESRVAIMRWHGGGAKDKPIAFIGKGVCFDTGGISIKPAAGMEDMKGDMAGAACVTGLMHTLAMRKAKVNAIGAIGIVENMPDGKAQRPGDIVTSMSGQTIEIINTDAEGRLVLADVLWYVQDKFKPEFMIDLATLTGAILVALGQEHAGLFSNNDLLAERLAAAGKATGEAVWRMPLGAAYDKLIDSKFADMKNTGGRFGGSITAAQFLQRFVNDTPWAHLDIAGSGMNSLANDVNQSWGSGWGVRLLNRLVADHYEK, encoded by the coding sequence ATGACAAAATTTGTGAAGACCACGTTCGCGGCGGTGTCATCGCCGGGTCAGGAGCGGAAAGAACGTGGCACGCTTGTCGTTTTTGCCGATCCGGACCTGCGTCTTGGTGGCGCCACCGCGGAGTTGATGGGGCCGGCGGCGGAGCTTATCGCCAAATCGGCGGCGGTCGCGAAATTCAAGGGCAAGAACGGCACGGCGGTCACGGTTCTCGCCCCCGCCGATTTGGATTTCGACCGGTTGATCGTCATCGGCACGGGCCCGGCGAAAGATTTTGCGGGACTTGATTTTGTCACCCTCGGCGGCGCAGTGATGGGAAAATTGCCGCAGGGCGCCACCGCGACGGTTCTGTTCGATTTCGCCGAGACCCTCGAGAATCCGGCCGCTGCCGCGGCCGATTTCGCCCTCGGCCTGCATCTTCGCGGCTACCGCTTCGACCTTTATAAAACGACAAAGAAGGACGACGGCGAAAGCAAGGGGCCTGCCCATGTGACGATCGGCGTTGCCGATCCGGCAGCGGCGCGCCGCGCGTATAAATCGCGCCAGGCCATCGCCGAGGGCGTGGATCTTGCCCGCGATCTCGTGAACGAACCGCCGAATGTGTTGAATCCGGAAGAATTCGCCCGCCGGGCGGAGAAGCTCCAGGAGATCGGCGTCGAGGTCGATATTCTCGATGAAAAGGCCATGCGCAAGCTCGGCATGCGGGCTTTGCTCGGCGTGGGGCAAGGCTCCCATTATGAGAGCCGCGTGGCGATCATGCGCTGGCATGGCGGCGGCGCGAAGGACAAGCCCATCGCCTTTATCGGCAAGGGCGTCTGTTTCGATACGGGCGGTATCTCGATCAAGCCGGCCGCCGGCATGGAGGACATGAAGGGCGATATGGCCGGCGCAGCCTGCGTCACGGGCCTGATGCATACGCTCGCCATGCGTAAAGCAAAGGTCAATGCGATCGGCGCCATCGGCATCGTCGAAAATATGCCGGACGGCAAGGCGCAGCGGCCTGGCGACATCGTGACGTCAATGTCCGGCCAAACGATCGAGATCATCAACACGGATGCCGAGGGCCGCCTGGTTCTCGCCGACGTGCTTTGGTACGTTCAGGACAAGTTCAAACCCGAATTCATGATCGATCTTGCCACCCTGACCGGCGCAATCCTGGTGGCGCTCGGGCAGGAGCATGCGGGCCTGTTCTCCAACAATGACTTGCTGGCGGAGCGGCTCGCCGCGGCCGGCAAGGCGACGGGCGAGGCGGTCTGGCGCATGCCGCTTGGCGCAGCTTACGACAAGCTGATCGATTCCAAATTCGCCGATATGAAAAACACCGGCGGCCGGTTCGGCGGTTCGATCACCGCCGCGCAATTCTTGCAGCGTTTCGTGAACGATACGCCTTGGGCGCATCTCGATATCGCCGGCAGCGGCATGAACTCGCTTGCCAATGATGTCAATCAATCCTGGGGCTCGGGCTGGGGCGTGCGCCTTCTGAATCGTTTGGTGGCGGATCATTATGAAAAGTAA
- a CDS encoding N-acetylglutaminylglutamine amidotransferase, producing MCGIAGQYQFGAQDASPADLERVSLHQRSRGPDARGIFSINNMALAHRRLKIFDLSERAAQPMVDHGLGLALTFNGEIYNFLELRRELEGLGYVFVSDSDTEVVLKAFHAWGKACIRRFNGMFAFAIWDWETEKLVLARDRMGIKPLYYTKKADTFEFASSLPALLQFKGIDTSIDRDALYYYLTFHAVPEPLTLLAGIRKLPPATILTIDPDGTRHEETYWRLQINEERADHTLTVKDWLAATEETLSKATQRQLAADVPTGILLSGGLDSSLLVALAAQRNSADLKTFAIGFEEVNGQSGDEFVYSDLVAEHFGTDHTQIFVPNTDLNEALADCVSAMSEPMVSHDNIGFYLLSHEVAKHVKVALSGQGADEIFAGYHWFEKLEQEPPGPAQRSAQTIADTVADRSYGEYKRLVSPHFHSNEHSGTFLESLATANGSPHPIDNLLAYESTFAMANGPLSRVDNMTMAAGLEARVPFLDDKVVDLAASMPLGYKMADGGKAILKRLGRKLLPKAVVDRPKGYFPVPALNQVQGRTLSMLRGVLSIDNIRKRGIFNASAVQNLLDNPLTQLTPAGASKLWQVGLLEYWLQRQGV from the coding sequence GTGTGCGGAATTGCCGGCCAGTATCAATTTGGCGCGCAAGACGCGTCGCCAGCAGATTTAGAACGTGTGAGCCTGCATCAACGCTCGCGCGGCCCCGATGCCCGCGGCATCTTCAGCATCAACAATATGGCGCTCGCCCACCGGCGGCTTAAGATTTTCGATCTCAGCGAGCGGGCGGCGCAGCCCATGGTCGATCATGGCTTGGGCCTCGCCCTCACCTTCAACGGCGAAATTTACAACTTCCTCGAATTGCGGCGCGAACTCGAAGGGCTCGGTTACGTTTTCGTTTCCGACAGCGATACCGAAGTCGTGTTGAAAGCCTTTCACGCCTGGGGCAAGGCCTGCATCCGACGTTTCAACGGCATGTTCGCCTTCGCCATCTGGGATTGGGAAACCGAAAAGCTCGTCTTGGCGCGCGACCGCATGGGCATCAAGCCACTGTACTACACCAAGAAAGCCGACACGTTCGAATTTGCGTCGTCGCTGCCGGCGTTGCTGCAATTCAAGGGGATCGACACGTCGATCGACCGCGACGCCCTGTATTATTATTTGACCTTTCACGCAGTGCCTGAACCGCTGACCCTGCTCGCCGGCATCCGCAAACTGCCGCCGGCGACGATTTTGACCATCGATCCCGACGGCACGCGGCACGAAGAAACCTATTGGCGCCTGCAGATCAACGAGGAACGGGCCGATCACACGCTCACCGTCAAGGATTGGCTCGCCGCCACCGAGGAAACCTTGTCCAAGGCAACGCAGCGCCAGCTCGCGGCAGACGTGCCGACCGGCATCCTGCTCTCGGGCGGCCTCGACTCGTCCTTGCTCGTTGCGCTCGCGGCGCAGCGCAACAGCGCGGACCTGAAGACCTTCGCCATCGGTTTCGAGGAGGTGAACGGCCAGTCGGGCGACGAATTCGTTTATTCCGATCTGGTGGCCGAGCATTTCGGCACGGATCACACGCAGATTTTCGTACCCAATACGGATTTGAACGAAGCGCTTGCCGATTGCGTGAGCGCGATGTCGGAGCCGATGGTGAGCCACGACAATATCGGCTTTTATCTCCTGTCGCACGAGGTTGCAAAACACGTGAAAGTCGCGCTCTCGGGCCAGGGCGCCGACGAGATCTTCGCCGGCTACCATTGGTTCGAGAAGCTGGAGCAGGAACCGCCTGGACCGGCCCAGCGGTCGGCGCAAACGATCGCCGACACGGTCGCCGATCGCAGCTATGGGGAATACAAGCGTCTCGTCTCGCCGCATTTCCACAGCAACGAACATTCCGGCACGTTCCTCGAAAGCCTTGCGACGGCGAACGGCTCGCCCCATCCGATCGACAATCTCCTGGCCTACGAGAGCACCTTCGCGATGGCGAACGGGCCGCTCAGCCGCGTCGACAATATGACGATGGCCGCCGGGCTCGAGGCGCGCGTGCCGTTCCTCGACGACAAGGTGGTCGACCTCGCCGCGAGCATGCCGCTCGGGTACAAAATGGCGGATGGCGGCAAGGCGATCCTGAAGCGCCTCGGCCGCAAGCTTCTACCGAAGGCTGTCGTCGATCGCCCCAAGGGCTATTTCCCGGTTCCGGCCTTGAACCAGGTGCAGGGCAGAACGCTGTCGATGTTGCGCGGTGTGCTGTCGATCGACAACATTCGCAAGCGCGGCATTTTCAACGCGTCGGCGGTACAGAACCTTCTCGACAACCCGCTCACCCAACTGACGCCGGCCGGCGCCTCGAAACTCTGGCAAGTCGGTCTGCTCGAATATTGGCTGCAACGCCAGGGCGTTTGA
- the lptF gene encoding LPS export ABC transporter permease LptF, which yields MSLVERYLFKSLLTAFLACLFALTAVIWIAVSLRFFNLLTTQGQSIVMFFSITGLTIPQLVLYIAPFALFVAVIVTLDRSNTDSELIVMSAAGQSPSRLIRPFLAVMLLVSALVASLSLDILPWSLRETRTLLAIVRSDFLTRVVRPGVFTALEDGFVFHFRERAPDGALLGVFMQDRRDATQVNTYLAERGEAVTGDGVNLLDLERGSIQRQKQGDPDAAIVQFKSYAIDLAQFGPKDDKDSDPSAVKPAEMTTYGLFHLNMASPNVRKLKGRYRAELYERFVNPLYAFVFGLVGFAALGHAKTTRQGRGVAIASAIGLVAVIRVSGLAASTLLVKLAGMSILVVGIPVTAVIVALAYSFMPALRSYFHRPRPLRLQEELA from the coding sequence ATGAGTCTCGTCGAGCGTTATCTCTTCAAATCCCTACTGACGGCTTTTCTGGCCTGTCTCTTCGCGCTCACGGCCGTCATCTGGATCGCGGTTTCATTGCGATTTTTTAATCTTCTGACGACGCAAGGCCAGTCGATCGTGATGTTCTTCTCCATCACCGGTTTGACCATCCCACAGTTGGTGCTTTACATCGCACCCTTCGCCCTGTTCGTAGCCGTGATCGTGACGTTGGATCGCTCGAACACGGACAGCGAGCTGATCGTGATGAGCGCCGCGGGCCAGTCGCCGTCCCGGCTGATCAGGCCCTTTCTCGCCGTCATGCTGCTGGTTTCGGCCCTCGTCGCCAGCCTGTCGCTCGACATTCTTCCCTGGAGCTTGCGCGAGACCCGCACGCTGCTCGCGATCGTGCGGTCGGACTTCCTGACGCGCGTCGTGCGCCCCGGCGTGTTCACGGCTCTCGAGGACGGTTTCGTCTTTCATTTCCGCGAGCGCGCACCGGATGGCGCCCTGCTCGGCGTTTTCATGCAAGACCGGCGCGACGCGACGCAAGTCAATACCTATCTCGCCGAGCGGGGCGAGGCGGTCACTGGCGATGGGGTCAATTTGCTCGATCTTGAACGGGGCAGCATCCAGCGGCAAAAACAGGGCGATCCGGACGCAGCCATCGTTCAGTTCAAATCCTACGCCATCGACCTCGCCCAATTCGGCCCCAAGGACGATAAGGACTCGGACCCCTCGGCCGTCAAACCGGCGGAAATGACCACCTACGGGCTTTTTCACCTGAATATGGCGAGCCCCAACGTCCGCAAGCTCAAGGGGCGGTACCGCGCCGAGCTTTACGAGCGCTTCGTCAATCCGCTTTACGCCTTCGTTTTCGGCCTCGTCGGCTTTGCCGCCTTGGGACACGCCAAGACCACCCGGCAAGGCCGCGGCGTCGCGATCGCCTCGGCCATCGGTCTGGTCGCGGTGATTCGCGTCTCCGGCCTTGCCGCCTCCACGCTCCTGGTTAAACTCGCGGGCATGTCGATTTTGGTCGTCGGCATCCCGGTGACCGCAGTCATCGTCGCGCTCGCCTATTCCTTCATGCCGGCCCTGCGCTCCTATTTTCATAGGCCCAGGCCTCTGCGGTTGCAGGAGGAGCTGGCGTGA